In the Hordeum vulgare subsp. vulgare chromosome 7H, MorexV3_pseudomolecules_assembly, whole genome shotgun sequence genome, one interval contains:
- the LOC123413047 gene encoding pathogenesis-related protein 1-like — protein MASTNSWIHEIESSVSASRLFCAGVMDWHTLFPKLVPQIVSALPVEGEGGISSVMQFNFTSAMPFNLMKERLDFIDVDNCQCKSILIEGGGIGTAIETATSQIKVEPTANGGSIVNVESTYKLLPGVEVNDEISEAKDSVTDIFKAAEAYLIANPDAYN, from the exons ATGGCCTCCACCAACAGTTGGATCCATGAGATTGAGTCGTCGGTCTCTGCATCACGCCTCTTCTGTGCCGGTGTCATGGACTGGCACACCCTGTTCCCCAAGCTCGTGCCACAAATCGTCAGCGCCCTCCCTGTTGAGGGAGAAGGTGGCATCAGCAGTGTCATGCAGTTCAACTTCACCTCAG CCATGCCCTTCAACCTCATGAAGGAGAGGCTCGATTTCATTGACGTGGACAACTGCCAGTGCAAGTCCATCCTCATCGAGGGTGGTGGCATAGGCACGGCGATTGAGACGGCCACCTCACAGATCAAGGTGGAGCCGACAGCCAATGGTGGGAGCATAGTGAACGTGGAATCGACATACAAGCTACTGCCAGGCGTGGAGGTGAACGATGAGATCTCCGAGGCCAAGGACTCTGTGACGGACATTTTCAAGGCCGCCGAGGCCTACCTTATCGCCAACCCGGATGCCTACAACTGA